A genomic window from Nicotiana sylvestris chromosome 11, ASM39365v2, whole genome shotgun sequence includes:
- the LOC104237789 gene encoding uncharacterized protein has product MVERDKTIARLLELETKAAKAVVLETQLQQSEQEVEALSQEIARLRVQFEEAKAKGAEGHNVVLAASNHEATCAERLTNLEAALNSKTEELATAGVKYVLLEEKYKNTIEHNIIFNSTVRELDVSLKSVRSVRENLYVELNLLKEELRLRVTSFVVEKPYIMYNIRRKTLEEAKAGIIDFDAEITKARELELADKRGFPTGLDASYSSGFDSETSGTEEESKGKEIESQTDEVQDVDPSVDLPIFPGGVDTSLLLASGDATV; this is encoded by the coding sequence ATGGTCGAGCGAGATAAAACTATTGCTCGCCTCTTGGAATTGGAAACCAAAGCTGCTAAGGCCGTTGTGTTAGAGACTCAGTTGCAGCAAAGCGAGCAAGAAGTGGAAGCCCTTAGCCAGGAGATTGCCCGGCTGAGGGTTCAATTTGAAGAGGCCAAGGCCAAAGGAGCTGAAGGACATAATGTTGTACTTGCTgcatcaaatcacgaggctaccTGCGCTGAGAGATTGACCAACCTAGAGGCAGCCTTGAACTCCAAAACTGAAGAGCTTGCTACTGCGGGGGTGAAATATGTCCTATTGGAAGAGAAGTATAAGAATACTATTGAGCATAATATAATTTTCAACTCTACTGTCCGCGAACTCGATGTGAGCCTCAAGTCCGTTAGATCCGTGCGGGAAAATCTTTATGTCGAGCTTAACCTACTCAAAGAAGAACTCAGGCTCCGAGTGACTTCCTTCGTTGTTGAGAAACCTTACATTATGTACAACATaaggagaaaaaccttggaagaggctaAAGCGggtatcattgattttgatgccgAAATCACTAAAGCCCGTGAGCTAGAGTTAGCTGATAAAAGGGGTTTCCCAACAGGGCTTGATGCTTCCTATTCTTCTGGTTTTGATTCCGAAACTTCGGGAACTGAAGAGGAATCGAAAGGCAAAGAAATTGAAAGCCAAACTGATGAGGTCCAAGATGTTGATCCATCGGTGGATCTACCCATTTTCCCTGGGGGCGTGGACACTTCTCTTCTTCTAGCTTCCGGAGATGCAACAGTTTAG